The Corynebacterium simulans genome contains a region encoding:
- a CDS encoding DEAD/DEAH box helicase: MNLSQLLPDLAEVPDSLVDEAIWDTFTSWTTQRGISLYPTQEEASLGILAGDNVILATPTGSGKSMVANAAHFIALARGQRSFYTAPIKALVSEKFFALCEIFGAENVGMMTGDATVNGNAPIIAATAEIVANIALRDGADAAIDQVVMDEFHYYSEPDRGWAWQVPLLELPKTQFLLMSATLGDTGWLEKDLTERTGRETTLVAGTTRPVPLDFSYVFTPVHETIEEILSSGKAPVYVVHFSQREAAERAQALTSLSGIITPEEKEAIAKELAHFRFSTAFGRDLSKLLRRGIGVHHAGMLPKYRRLVEKLAQQGLLKVICGTDTLGVGINVPIRTVLMTGLAKFDGQRKRILKSREFHQIAGRAGRAGYDTEGTVIVEAPEHEIENAKARRRLSNDPARLKKLKKKSPRDGEVSWSEKTFARLTEAEPEQLTSQFRVSNSMLLNVLARHGNGYEHMKHLLRTNHDTRSKQNQDILTAIELFRGLLNSGVVQKSTKGLDIYGRPYHLVRELPRDFALNQPLGPFALAALTLLDPESETYTLDVISVFEAILDDPRQVLVAQQNQRRGEEIAALKADGVDYTERMAIVEDITWPKPLEELLEQAYDTFAETNAWVKEFELRPKSVVRDMLENAMTFSDLVATYGLARSEGVILRYLTDAWRTLKQSIPEEYMSEELADVVVWLGELIRQVDSSLVDEWAQMAGEDSPISQEDLERELAFGVEDPSALTSNRRAFSIMVRNYFFRLVQLFALEKEDRLAELLDYLDEVPDFGAVLDDYFDEYDDIDSGPAARGPEFFRVSGQDTRLWEVRQVIKDPEGDHGYQFVGRVDLDASDAAGEVRLAELRIEH; the protein is encoded by the coding sequence GTGAATCTTTCTCAGCTGCTGCCCGATCTCGCCGAAGTTCCTGATTCCCTCGTTGACGAGGCGATTTGGGATACCTTTACTAGCTGGACCACGCAGCGCGGCATTTCGCTGTACCCAACCCAAGAGGAGGCCTCGCTGGGCATCCTCGCTGGCGATAACGTCATCCTTGCCACGCCCACGGGCTCTGGCAAGTCCATGGTGGCAAATGCCGCGCACTTCATCGCCTTGGCGCGTGGCCAGCGCAGTTTTTATACCGCGCCGATTAAGGCTTTGGTCTCCGAGAAGTTCTTCGCCCTGTGCGAGATCTTCGGCGCCGAGAACGTAGGCATGATGACGGGAGACGCTACGGTCAACGGCAATGCTCCCATCATCGCTGCCACGGCAGAAATTGTGGCGAACATTGCGCTTCGCGACGGCGCTGATGCTGCCATCGATCAGGTAGTCATGGACGAGTTCCACTACTACTCCGAGCCGGACCGCGGCTGGGCCTGGCAGGTGCCGCTGCTGGAGCTGCCGAAGACGCAATTCTTGCTGATGTCTGCCACCCTGGGCGATACCGGCTGGTTGGAAAAGGACTTAACCGAGCGCACCGGCCGCGAGACCACGCTGGTGGCCGGCACCACCCGCCCGGTGCCGCTGGATTTCTCCTACGTGTTTACCCCGGTCCACGAGACCATCGAGGAAATCCTCTCCTCCGGTAAGGCGCCGGTCTATGTGGTGCACTTCTCCCAACGTGAGGCCGCCGAGCGCGCCCAAGCGCTGACTTCCCTATCTGGCATCATCACGCCGGAGGAAAAGGAAGCTATTGCCAAGGAGCTGGCGCACTTCCGTTTTTCCACCGCCTTCGGCCGCGACTTGTCCAAGCTTTTGCGTCGCGGCATCGGCGTCCACCACGCGGGTATGTTGCCGAAGTACCGCCGCCTCGTCGAGAAGCTTGCGCAGCAGGGGCTGCTTAAGGTCATCTGCGGAACCGACACCCTGGGCGTGGGCATCAACGTGCCGATTCGCACGGTGCTGATGACCGGCCTGGCCAAGTTCGATGGTCAACGCAAACGCATTTTGAAGTCCCGCGAGTTCCACCAGATTGCCGGCCGCGCGGGCCGCGCGGGCTATGACACCGAGGGCACCGTCATCGTTGAGGCCCCGGAGCATGAGATCGAAAACGCCAAGGCGCGGCGTCGCCTCAGCAACGACCCGGCGCGGCTGAAGAAGCTTAAGAAGAAGTCCCCGCGCGATGGCGAGGTCTCGTGGTCCGAGAAGACCTTCGCCCGCCTGACCGAGGCCGAGCCGGAGCAGCTGACTTCGCAGTTCCGGGTCTCGAACTCGATGCTGCTGAACGTGCTTGCCCGCCACGGCAACGGGTACGAGCATATGAAGCACCTGCTGCGTACCAACCATGACACCCGTAGCAAGCAGAACCAGGACATCCTGACCGCTATCGAGCTCTTCCGCGGCCTGCTGAACTCCGGCGTGGTGCAAAAGTCCACCAAGGGCCTGGACATTTACGGCCGGCCCTATCACTTGGTCCGCGAACTGCCTCGAGACTTCGCGCTGAACCAGCCGCTTGGGCCTTTTGCTCTCGCCGCACTCACGCTGCTGGACCCAGAGTCTGAGACTTACACCTTAGACGTCATTTCCGTTTTTGAGGCGATCCTCGATGACCCGCGCCAGGTGCTCGTGGCCCAGCAGAATCAGCGCCGCGGCGAGGAGATTGCCGCGTTGAAGGCCGACGGCGTCGATTACACCGAGCGCATGGCCATCGTTGAGGACATCACCTGGCCAAAGCCACTGGAGGAGCTGCTCGAGCAGGCCTATGACACCTTCGCGGAGACCAACGCGTGGGTCAAGGAGTTTGAGCTGCGCCCGAAGTCCGTGGTCCGCGACATGTTGGAAAACGCCATGACCTTCTCGGACCTGGTGGCCACCTACGGCTTGGCTCGCTCCGAAGGCGTTATCCTGCGCTACCTCACGGACGCCTGGCGCACGCTCAAGCAGTCCATCCCGGAGGAATACATGAGCGAGGAGCTTGCCGACGTCGTCGTTTGGCTCGGCGAGCTCATCCGCCAGGTGGATTCCTCCCTCGTGGACGAGTGGGCGCAGATGGCCGGCGAGGATTCGCCGATTTCCCAGGAGGACCTGGAGCGCGAGCTGGCCTTCGGCGTTGAGGACCCTTCTGCCCTAACGTCCAACCGCCGCGCGTTTAGCATCATGGTGCGCAATTATTTCTTCCGCTTGGTGCAGCTTTTCGCGCTCGAAAAAGAGGATCGGCTGGCCGAGCTTTTGGACTACCTGGACGAGGTCCCCGACTTCGGCGCTGTCCTCGACGACTACTTCGACGAATACGACGACATCGATTCCGGCCCCGCCGCCCGTGGCCCGGAGTTCTTCCGCGTTTCCGGCCAGGACACCCGCTTGTGGGAGGTACGCCAGGTAATCAAGGATCCTGAGGGCGATCACGGCTATCAGTTCGTTGGACGCGTGGATCTCGACGCCTCCGATGCAGCCGGCGAGGTGCGCCTAGCGGAGCTGCGTATCGAGCACTAA
- the hrpA gene encoding ATP-dependent RNA helicase HrpA: MTTSSTPTRDELYAALDEVSTKDARAFRRRLRKARSPQALTAIGGDIQQARERVALIDAAVPPISYPETLPVSGRKDDIAEAIRDNQVVIIAGETGSGKTTQIPKICLELGRGRKGLIGHTQPRRLAARTVAERIAQEMDQKIGESVGYAIRFDDRVSATTAVKLMTDGILLAEMQRDRFLNAYDTIIIDEAHERSLNIDFLLGYLKRLLPKRPDLKVIITSATIDPERFAQHFADGEGKPAPIIEVSGRTYPVEIRYRPLEFEAGGKVVDQDPLDGLCEAIEELMAEGEGDILCFFPGERDIRDAQEAIEARKWRGVEVTPLFGRLSNDEQHRVFSEHRGRRIVLSTNIAETSLTVPGIRYVVDTGTARISRYSTRTKVQRLPIEPISQASANQRSGRCGRVADGIAIRLYSEQDFASRPEFTDPEILRTNLASVILQMISLRLGDISEFPFVQPPENKAIRDGLLLLRELGALHSQEEKDGLPVLTDIGRDLSRIPVDPRMARMLVEAHRSGCLEDVMVIVAAMTIQDVRERPLEYQAQADQAHARFKDASSDFLAMLNLWDFLKDARTEMSGNAFRKRMKKEFLHYMRIREWFDLVRQLRDVAKQLGWNQQEATERRPDDIHMSLLAGLLSNIGARDGNSKEFHGARNTRFLVFPGSALAKKPPEFLMAAELVETSRLWARDVAAIDPAWVEKLGADLLRHNYSDPVWSRKRAAAVATQRSTLYGVPIVVDRTVPYHRVDPTAARDMFIRSALIEGEWNTHHHFFHDNVKKLEEAAEFEDKARRRGLVVSEDTLFDFYDTRIPAKVTTGRHFDSWWKKQRHKTPDLLDFDPEKLIEEDHDVTEEAFPDRWLKGSIDYDLSYKFEPGDPLDGVTLMVPVPLLAGLDTEGFDWLVPGLRLELATELIRSLPKALRRTVVPAPEFAERALPRLLPYEGPLTQQLADVLRELGGQGINASDFRPSSLPPHLQMNYAAVDKRGKIIDSDRDLAALVQRQAGHIKSSVSRVGRKSESKAVKEWTPETLGTIDEEVQTVVDGHEVTAYPALVATTDGVSLKVHPTKAAADAAMLTTTLTLLLREINVNHQQMVKGLPLQQRVAVDAYPHGGAEGLVGDARVAAIRDLMVEAGGAPRSPEGFAKLRDVVKPQVPGRVRQSVVAIAPGLAEYANLRAELKQWEGPAIDDMREQLKFLLPENAITVHGMAHLRHLPRYVQAMRIRLDEMAIDPDKDADRQAEVDEAKAYLNNRLRNLPAGRAKTREVKDIYWMVEELRVSLFAQRLGTAHPVSLRRIQKAVDKLR, from the coding sequence ATGACGACTTCTTCAACGCCCACCCGCGACGAGCTTTACGCCGCTCTCGACGAGGTTTCTACCAAAGATGCCCGCGCTTTCCGACGCCGCCTTCGCAAGGCCCGCTCGCCCCAAGCCCTCACCGCAATCGGGGGCGATATCCAACAAGCCCGCGAGCGCGTCGCGCTAATCGACGCCGCCGTTCCCCCTATTTCCTACCCCGAGACCCTTCCGGTTTCCGGCCGCAAGGACGACATCGCAGAAGCCATCCGCGATAACCAGGTGGTCATCATCGCCGGCGAGACCGGCTCCGGTAAGACCACGCAGATCCCTAAGATCTGCCTCGAGCTAGGCCGTGGCCGCAAGGGGCTGATCGGCCATACCCAGCCGCGTCGTCTAGCCGCGCGCACCGTCGCCGAGCGTATCGCGCAGGAGATGGATCAGAAGATCGGCGAGTCCGTGGGCTACGCCATCCGTTTCGATGATCGCGTGTCTGCTACCACTGCCGTGAAACTAATGACAGACGGCATCCTGCTCGCGGAGATGCAGCGCGACCGCTTCCTGAATGCTTATGACACCATCATCATCGATGAGGCTCACGAGCGTTCCCTCAACATTGATTTCCTGCTGGGCTACTTAAAGCGCCTGCTGCCTAAGCGCCCGGATCTCAAGGTGATTATCACCTCCGCGACCATCGACCCAGAGCGCTTTGCCCAGCACTTCGCAGACGGTGAGGGAAAGCCCGCGCCCATCATCGAGGTCTCCGGGCGCACCTACCCGGTGGAAATTCGCTACCGGCCGCTCGAGTTCGAAGCTGGGGGCAAGGTCGTCGATCAAGATCCGCTAGACGGCCTGTGCGAGGCCATCGAGGAGCTCATGGCAGAAGGAGAAGGCGACATCCTCTGCTTCTTCCCCGGCGAGCGCGATATCCGCGACGCGCAAGAGGCCATCGAGGCGCGCAAGTGGCGCGGCGTTGAGGTCACCCCACTGTTTGGCCGCCTGTCCAACGACGAGCAGCACCGCGTCTTTTCCGAGCACCGCGGCCGCCGCATCGTGCTGTCCACTAACATCGCAGAGACCTCGCTGACGGTCCCGGGTATTCGATACGTGGTAGACACCGGCACCGCGCGTATCTCGCGCTATTCCACCCGCACCAAGGTCCAGCGCCTGCCCATCGAGCCAATTTCGCAGGCCAGCGCCAACCAGCGTTCCGGCCGCTGCGGCCGTGTTGCCGACGGCATTGCCATCCGCCTGTACTCCGAGCAGGACTTCGCCTCCCGCCCAGAATTTACCGACCCCGAAATCCTGCGTACCAACTTGGCCAGCGTCATCCTGCAGATGATTTCGCTGCGCCTAGGCGATATCTCGGAGTTCCCCTTCGTGCAGCCGCCGGAGAACAAGGCCATTCGCGATGGCCTGCTGCTCCTCCGCGAGCTCGGCGCCCTGCACTCGCAAGAGGAAAAAGACGGTCTTCCGGTTCTCACCGACATCGGCCGCGACCTTTCCCGCATCCCCGTCGACCCCCGCATGGCGCGCATGCTCGTCGAGGCCCACCGCTCCGGCTGCTTGGAAGACGTCATGGTCATCGTCGCGGCCATGACCATCCAAGACGTTCGCGAGCGCCCCCTCGAATACCAAGCGCAAGCCGACCAAGCCCACGCGCGCTTTAAGGACGCCTCCTCCGACTTCCTCGCCATGCTCAACCTGTGGGATTTCCTCAAGGACGCCCGCACCGAGATGAGCGGCAATGCCTTCCGCAAGCGCATGAAGAAGGAATTCCTGCACTACATGCGCATCCGCGAGTGGTTTGACTTGGTGCGCCAGCTTAGGGACGTCGCCAAGCAGCTCGGATGGAACCAGCAAGAAGCCACCGAACGCCGCCCCGATGACATCCATATGTCGCTTTTAGCGGGCCTTTTGTCCAACATCGGCGCGCGCGATGGCAACTCCAAGGAATTCCACGGTGCCCGCAATACTCGCTTCCTAGTCTTCCCCGGTTCCGCGCTGGCGAAGAAGCCGCCGGAATTTCTAATGGCCGCCGAACTCGTCGAAACCTCGCGCCTGTGGGCACGCGACGTAGCCGCCATCGACCCCGCGTGGGTGGAAAAGCTAGGCGCGGACCTGCTACGGCACAACTATTCCGATCCCGTGTGGTCGCGCAAGCGCGCCGCCGCCGTGGCCACGCAGCGCTCGACTCTCTACGGCGTCCCCATCGTGGTAGACCGCACGGTGCCCTATCACCGCGTCGACCCGACGGCCGCACGCGATATGTTCATCCGCTCTGCGCTAATTGAAGGCGAGTGGAATACCCACCACCACTTCTTCCACGACAACGTGAAAAAGCTGGAAGAGGCCGCCGAATTTGAGGACAAGGCACGACGCCGGGGTCTGGTGGTTTCGGAGGACACGCTCTTCGATTTCTACGACACACGTATCCCCGCCAAGGTCACCACGGGCCGGCACTTCGACTCGTGGTGGAAGAAACAGCGTCACAAGACCCCAGACCTGCTGGACTTCGACCCGGAAAAGCTTATCGAGGAAGACCACGACGTCACGGAGGAGGCGTTTCCGGATAGGTGGCTGAAGGGTTCGATTGACTATGACTTGAGCTATAAGTTCGAGCCCGGGGATCCCCTCGATGGCGTCACCTTGATGGTGCCCGTACCGTTGCTTGCAGGGCTGGATACGGAGGGCTTCGATTGGCTGGTGCCGGGCCTACGCCTGGAGTTGGCCACGGAGCTAATCCGTTCCCTGCCGAAGGCGTTGCGTCGCACCGTGGTTCCCGCGCCGGAGTTCGCAGAGCGTGCCCTGCCGCGTCTGCTCCCTTATGAAGGCCCCCTGACGCAGCAGCTTGCCGACGTCCTCCGCGAGCTCGGCGGCCAAGGGATCAACGCTTCCGACTTCCGGCCATCCAGCCTGCCGCCGCACCTGCAGATGAACTACGCTGCGGTGGATAAGCGCGGGAAGATTATCGATTCTGACCGGGACCTCGCAGCGCTCGTGCAGCGCCAGGCGGGGCACATCAAGTCCTCAGTCTCGCGGGTCGGACGCAAGTCTGAGTCGAAGGCCGTCAAAGAGTGGACGCCGGAGACGCTCGGCACTATTGACGAGGAAGTCCAAACGGTGGTTGACGGCCATGAGGTCACCGCGTACCCCGCGCTCGTGGCAACCACGGACGGCGTTTCCCTGAAGGTTCACCCCACCAAGGCCGCTGCCGACGCCGCCATGTTGACCACCACTCTGACGCTGCTCCTGCGGGAGATTAACGTCAATCACCAACAGATGGTCAAGGGTCTGCCCTTGCAGCAGCGCGTGGCTGTCGACGCCTACCCTCACGGCGGCGCCGAAGGCCTCGTTGGCGATGCGCGGGTGGCTGCCATTCGCGATCTCATGGTCGAAGCCGGCGGTGCGCCTCGGTCGCCGGAGGGCTTCGCCAAGCTTCGCGACGTCGTCAAGCCCCAGGTGCCTGGCCGCGTCCGGCAATCCGTGGTGGCAATCGCGCCAGGGCTTGCCGAGTATGCGAACCTGCGTGCCGAGCTCAAACAATGGGAAGGACCTGCAATTGACGATATGCGCGAGCAGCTGAAGTTCCTGCTTCCCGAAAACGCCATCACCGTGCATGGCATGGCGCACCTGCGCCATCTCCCGCGCTACGTACAGGCTATGCGGATTCGTCTAGATGAGATGGCAATAGACCCAGACAAAGACGCGGACCGGCAGGCCGAAGTCGATGAGGCCAAAGCCTACCTCAACAATCGCCTGCGCAACCTGCCCGCCGGACGCGCCAAAACCCGCGAGGTCAAGGACATCTACTGGATGGTCGAGGAACTACGCGTCTCACTTTTTGCTCAGCGCCTCGGCACCGCGCACCCGGTATCCTTGCGCCGCATCCAAAAGGCGGTGGACAAGCTCCGCTAA
- a CDS encoding carboxymuconolactone decarboxylase family protein, with translation MSIDNLKSSLPEYAKDQKLNLGTLTRSTELNEEQLWGSMLAAAAATRNDTVLSEIMEEAKEHLSAEAIEAALGAATVMAMNNVAYRAKGWMGEDYAQVKFGLRMNIIAKPGVEKANFELWNTVVSAINGCEHCLVAHSKTLQEEGMTKEQIWEGVKIAGVIQAIAQTIQVEAAR, from the coding sequence ATGTCTATCGATAACCTGAAGTCTTCCCTTCCGGAGTACGCAAAGGACCAGAAGCTGAACCTGGGCACCCTCACTCGTTCCACCGAGCTGAACGAGGAGCAGCTGTGGGGCTCCATGCTGGCTGCTGCTGCCGCAACCCGCAACGACACCGTTCTTTCTGAGATCATGGAAGAGGCAAAGGAGCACCTTTCCGCTGAGGCTATCGAGGCCGCGCTGGGCGCTGCCACCGTCATGGCAATGAACAACGTTGCATACCGCGCTAAGGGCTGGATGGGCGAGGACTACGCTCAGGTTAAGTTCGGCCTGCGCATGAACATCATTGCTAAGCCGGGTGTGGAGAAGGCTAACTTCGAGCTGTGGAACACCGTTGTTTCCGCAATCAACGGCTGCGAGCACTGCCTGGTTGCTCACTCCAAGACCCTGCAGGAAGAGGGCATGACCAAGGAGCAGATCTGGGAGGGCGTCAAGATCGCTGGCGTTATCCAGGCTATCGCTCAGACCATTCAGGTTGAGGCTGCTCGCTAA
- a CDS encoding VIT1/CCC1 transporter family protein, producing MVDMLHPTEPHAASHNSRLNSLRAAVLGANDGIVSVAALLLGVVGSGASDQTILTAGLAATVSGAASMALGEYVSVSAQRDSERALIAKERWELAEFPEQEHAELTEMLASYGMSVETASRTAYEIADNDPLDAHLRLELGIDGDDLTNPWHAAFWSAVSFLAGALLPMLAILIAPSAAAGWAVALVTLLALALTGYISARLARTNSARAVIRLLIGGAAGLAVTYGIGTLFGVAVG from the coding sequence ATGGTTGATATGCTCCACCCCACCGAGCCACACGCGGCAAGCCATAACTCGCGGCTCAATTCGCTACGCGCAGCCGTGCTGGGCGCAAACGACGGCATCGTATCGGTCGCTGCGCTCTTGCTCGGCGTCGTTGGTTCTGGTGCCAGCGATCAAACAATCTTGACCGCCGGTCTTGCGGCCACGGTCTCCGGCGCAGCTTCCATGGCCTTGGGCGAATACGTCTCGGTGTCTGCGCAGCGCGACTCCGAGCGCGCACTCATTGCCAAAGAACGCTGGGAGCTCGCCGAGTTTCCTGAGCAGGAGCACGCCGAGCTCACGGAGATGCTCGCGAGCTACGGCATGAGTGTGGAAACCGCGAGCCGCACGGCTTACGAAATCGCCGATAATGACCCGCTCGATGCCCACCTGCGGCTGGAACTCGGCATCGACGGCGATGACCTCACCAACCCCTGGCATGCCGCCTTTTGGTCGGCGGTCTCCTTCCTCGCCGGCGCCTTGCTTCCGATGCTTGCCATCCTCATCGCGCCTTCCGCCGCAGCCGGCTGGGCCGTCGCCCTGGTTACGCTCCTAGCGCTTGCGCTTACCGGCTATATTTCCGCCCGCCTTGCCCGCACCAACTCCGCCCGCGCAGTCATCCGCCTGCTCATCGGCGGCGCCGCGGGTCTGGCCGTAACTTATGGAATCGGTACCTTGTTTGGGGTGGCCGTCGGCTAG
- a CDS encoding hydrogen peroxide-inducible genes activator: protein MHNKEYRPTLAQLRTFVTIAENKHFGTAAAKLEISQPSLSQALVALEQGLGIQLIERSTRKVIVTANGEELLPYAKATLEAADAFHAHARGAHGTLTGPLTIGVIPTIAPYILPTLLRSITETYPELEPRFVEEQTEHLLGKLRDGQLDLAIIALPSEAAGMVDVPLYTEDFVVVTDNNDALAGREDLTPAELDSLKLLLLDDGHCLRDQILDLCRRAHINASEATNSVTRASSLTTILQLVMGGLGATLVPESAIATECTNPHLQVSRFDPSVTAEREVGLVFRSSAARAEEFRKFGALVTAAFEEALQRSRNV, encoded by the coding sequence ATGCACAATAAAGAGTACCGTCCCACACTCGCTCAGCTGCGAACATTCGTCACCATCGCGGAGAACAAACACTTCGGCACCGCCGCCGCAAAGCTGGAAATCTCCCAGCCTTCCCTCTCCCAAGCCCTCGTGGCCCTCGAACAGGGCCTTGGAATTCAACTCATCGAGCGCTCCACGCGCAAGGTAATAGTCACCGCCAACGGCGAAGAGCTCCTGCCCTACGCTAAAGCAACGCTCGAGGCCGCCGATGCGTTCCATGCCCATGCCCGCGGTGCCCACGGTACCCTCACTGGGCCGCTGACCATCGGCGTTATCCCCACCATCGCGCCATATATCCTGCCTACCCTGCTGCGGTCTATCACCGAGACCTACCCAGAACTCGAGCCGCGCTTCGTGGAGGAGCAGACGGAGCACCTTTTGGGCAAGCTGCGCGACGGCCAGTTAGATCTTGCCATCATCGCCCTGCCCTCCGAGGCCGCCGGCATGGTGGACGTGCCGCTGTACACGGAGGACTTCGTCGTGGTCACCGACAACAATGATGCCCTGGCAGGCCGCGAGGACCTCACCCCTGCAGAGTTAGATAGCCTGAAGCTTTTGCTTCTCGACGACGGCCATTGCCTCCGCGATCAAATCCTCGATCTGTGCCGCCGCGCGCATATCAACGCGTCTGAGGCCACTAACTCAGTTACTCGTGCATCCTCTTTGACCACCATCTTGCAGCTAGTTATGGGCGGGCTGGGCGCTACTTTGGTTCCGGAATCGGCCATTGCCACCGAGTGCACCAACCCGCACTTACAGGTCTCGCGCTTCGACCCAAGCGTTACCGCTGAGCGCGAGGTGGGCTTGGTCTTCCGCAGCTCCGCCGCTCGCGCCGAAGAGTTCCGCAAGTTCGGCGCGCTGGTTACCGCAGCCTTCGAAGAAGCACTGCAGCGCTCGCGCAACGTATAA
- a CDS encoding peroxiredoxin: MPILTVGEKFPEFELTALKGGDLHDVNANQPEDYFEQVSLDKYEGKWKVVFFYPKDFTFVCPTEIAAFGKLDEEFQDRDTQILGGSTDNEFAHFNWRATHPELKEVPFPMFSDIRHDLIRALGVENADGVADRATFIIDPDGVIQFVSVTPDAVGRNVDEVLRVLDALQSEEVCACNWEANDPTKNINKMDVVQSAL, encoded by the coding sequence ATGCCTATCTTGACCGTTGGCGAGAAGTTCCCAGAGTTCGAGCTCACCGCACTGAAGGGCGGCGACCTGCACGACGTTAACGCTAACCAGCCTGAGGATTACTTCGAGCAGGTTTCCCTGGACAAGTACGAGGGCAAGTGGAAGGTCGTCTTCTTCTACCCGAAGGACTTCACCTTCGTTTGCCCGACCGAGATCGCTGCTTTCGGCAAGCTGGATGAGGAGTTTCAGGACCGCGACACCCAGATCCTCGGCGGCTCCACCGATAACGAGTTCGCTCACTTTAACTGGCGCGCAACCCACCCAGAGCTGAAGGAAGTTCCTTTCCCGATGTTCTCTGACATCCGCCACGACCTCATCCGCGCCCTCGGCGTTGAGAACGCTGACGGTGTTGCTGACCGCGCAACCTTCATTATCGACCCAGACGGCGTTATCCAGTTCGTTTCCGTTACCCCGGACGCTGTCGGTCGTAACGTCGACGAGGTTCTGCGCGTTCTGGACGCACTGCAGTCCGAAGAGGTCTGCGCTTGCAACTGGGAAGCTAATGACCCAACCAAGAACATCAACAAGATGGACGTTGTTCAGTCTGCTCTCTAA
- the nrdR gene encoding transcriptional regulator NrdR, with the protein MYCPFCHYEQSRVIDSRVVDAGTAIRRRRECASCKGRFTTMEKAVLLVVKRNGLAEPFSRDKLIRGVRRACQGRDVSDDALKKLAQEVEETVRSHGSSQVNANDIGLAILEPLRDLDEVAYLRFASVYKSFESADDFESEIRLMRRRDRDNF; encoded by the coding sequence GTGTACTGCCCGTTTTGTCATTATGAACAGTCGCGAGTCATCGACTCTCGTGTAGTCGACGCCGGCACCGCCATCCGCCGTCGGCGCGAGTGCGCCTCCTGCAAAGGCCGTTTCACCACGATGGAAAAGGCGGTTCTTTTGGTGGTTAAGCGCAACGGTCTGGCGGAGCCGTTCAGCCGCGACAAGCTAATCCGCGGCGTCCGTCGCGCTTGCCAGGGACGCGACGTCAGCGACGACGCTTTGAAAAAGCTAGCCCAAGAAGTAGAGGAGACCGTGCGCAGCCACGGTTCCTCCCAGGTCAATGCCAACGACATTGGCCTTGCAATCCTCGAGCCGCTGCGTGACCTTGATGAGGTGGCCTACCTGCGCTTCGCGTCCGTTTACAAGTCCTTCGAAAGCGCCGACGATTTCGAATCCGAAATTCGCCTGATGCGCCGCCGCGACCGCGATAACTTTTAA
- the lexA gene encoding transcriptional repressor LexA, whose amino-acid sequence MPRKPAKNSAKPDINSLSPRQRRILDVIHDAVMLRGYPPSIREIGDAAGLQSTSSVAYQLKQLEEKGFLRRDPNKPRAVDVRHLNEEEPKKPGRKASPKEEPQQSVDATPEDASAVSYIPVVGRIAAGSPITAEENIDTYFPMPDDVVGNGELYMLQVVGDSMQDAGILNGDWVIVRSQSVAEEGEFVAALLDGEEATVKEFHRDSSGVWLLPHNDAYSPIKGDDAEIMGKVVSVFRKL is encoded by the coding sequence GTGCCACGCAAGCCAGCTAAAAATTCCGCTAAGCCCGACATCAACTCCCTTTCGCCGCGCCAACGCCGCATCCTCGACGTCATTCACGACGCAGTCATGCTCCGCGGCTACCCGCCAAGCATCCGCGAAATCGGCGACGCTGCCGGCCTCCAGTCCACCTCTTCTGTGGCCTATCAGCTCAAGCAACTAGAAGAAAAAGGCTTCCTGCGCCGCGACCCAAACAAGCCCCGCGCCGTCGATGTACGCCACCTCAATGAGGAAGAGCCCAAGAAGCCAGGGCGCAAGGCCTCACCCAAGGAAGAACCGCAGCAGTCTGTCGACGCCACCCCAGAGGACGCTTCCGCAGTTTCCTATATTCCGGTGGTCGGCCGCATTGCCGCAGGTTCGCCGATTACCGCCGAAGAAAACATCGACACCTACTTTCCCATGCCAGATGACGTAGTTGGCAACGGCGAACTATACATGCTCCAGGTTGTGGGAGACTCCATGCAGGACGCAGGCATCCTCAACGGTGACTGGGTCATCGTTCGTTCGCAGTCGGTGGCCGAGGAAGGCGAGTTTGTCGCCGCGCTTCTCGACGGCGAGGAAGCCACCGTCAAGGAATTCCACCGGGATTCCTCGGGTGTGTGGCTCCTGCCCCACAACGATGCTTACTCCCCAATCAAGGGTGACGATGCAGAAATCATGGGCAAGGTAGTTTCGGTGTTCCGCAAGCTCTAA